In Cyprinus carpio isolate SPL01 chromosome A14, ASM1834038v1, whole genome shotgun sequence, a single window of DNA contains:
- the apln gene encoding apelin, which produces MNVKILTLVIVLVVSLLCSASAGPMASTEHSKELEEVGSMRTPLRQNPARAGRSQRPSGWRRRRPRPRLSHKGPMPF; this is translated from the exons ATGAATGTGAAGATCTTGACGCTGGTGATTGTCCTGGTGGTTTCTCTGCTGTGTTCAGCCAGTGCTG GTCCAATGGCCTCCACCGAGCATAGCAAAGAGCTAGAGGAGGTGGGCAGCATGAGGACTCCTTTGCGGCAGAATCCCGCTCGAGCCGGCCGGAGCCAAAGACCTTCTGGCTGGAGGAGGAGACGCCCTCGACCCCGCCTCTCCCATAAGGGGCCCATGCCATTTT